Proteins co-encoded in one Setaria viridis chromosome 9, Setaria_viridis_v4.0, whole genome shotgun sequence genomic window:
- the LOC117838120 gene encoding uncharacterized protein, which translates to MASLALRPIISATAASTALATAGSRCCHATRPRRRRTIITCKAEPSGGNSTLELAAGAAGLASSATVAWSLYTLNTTGCGLPPGPGGALGAAEGVSYLVVAGLVGWSVTTKARTGSGLPAGPYGLLGAAEGVAYLTVAAIAVVFGLQFFQQGSIPGPLPSEQCFG; encoded by the coding sequence ATGGCGTCTCTTGCCCTCCGCCCCATCATCTCGGCCACTGCCGCTTCGACGGCACTCGCGACCGCTGGCTCCCGCTGCTGCCACGCCACCagaccccgccggcgccgcaccaTCATCACCTGCAAGGCGGAGCCGAGCGGCGGCAACAGCACCCTCGAGCTGGCCGCGGGGGCCGCCGGGCTGGCGTCGAGCGCGACCGTGGCGTGGTCCCTGTACACGCTCAACACGACGGGCTGCGGCCTGCCCCcgggccccggcggcgccctcggcgcggcggagggggtCAGCTACCTCGTCGTGGCGGGCCTGGTCGGGTGGTCGGTCACCACCAAGGCGCGCACCGGGTCGGGCCTCCCGGCTGGCCCCTacggcctcctcggcgccgccgagggcgTCGCCTACCTCACCGTCGCGGCCATCGCCGTTGTCTTCGGCCTGCAGTTCTTCCAGCAGGGGTCGATCCCCGGTCCGTTGCCGTCGGAGCAGTGCTTTGGCTGA
- the LOC117838122 gene encoding uncharacterized protein isoform X3: MASSSSSSELPRRRQPPARLRRRNAADANQLKIDTPATSTAQPGVPLRPAPAAPRLLRSPPSRPPPPSAGEPPEPPSRPGEHRKSAAEPWHGKERTKVEGRNKNKLQLEKGDCIWNFTGEVTVQRTIMWLYPEDLLVLRLHIS; encoded by the exons ATGGCttcttcgtcaagttcttccgagctcccccgccgccgtcagCCCCCCGcacggctccggcggcgcaACGCCGCCGACGCGAACCAATTGAAGATCGACACCCCCGCCACCTCCACTGCCCAACCGGGGGTCCCCCTCcgcccggctccggcggcgcctcgcctcctccgctccccgCCGTCTcgaccgccaccaccgtcgGCCGGCGAGCCCCCCGAGCCTCCTTCTAGGCCCGGAGAGCACAG GAAAAGTGCTGCTGAACCGTGGCATGGAAAAGAGAGGACCAAAGTTGAGGGAAGGAACAAAAATAAGCTCCAGCTGGAAAAAG GAGATTGCATTTGGAACTTTACCGGCGAAG TTACTGTTCAGAGGACTATCATGTGGCTATATCCAGAGGATCTACTTGTATTAAGACTTCACATTAGCTAA
- the LOC117841046 gene encoding very-long-chain aldehyde decarbonylase GL1-5, with translation MATNPGLFTEWPWKKLGNFKYLLLAPWVAHGGYLAATKGWRAADVGYLAILPSLLLRVLHNQVWITVSRVQNARSRRQIVDRGIEFEQVDRERNWDDQILLSGILLYLGALYVPGAQHLPLWRADGFLLIALLHAGPVEFIYYWFHRALHHHFLYTRYHSHHHASIVTEPITSVIHPFAELVAYELLFAIPLISCALSGTASILAFEIYVLYIDFMNNMGHCNFELVPNWLFKWFPPLKYLMYTPSFHSLHHTQFRTNYSLFMPFYDYIYNTMDKSSDKLYEKSLKGKEETVDVVHLTHLTSLQSIYHMRPGFAEYASKPYTSKWYMRMMWPVSWLSMVLTWTYGSSFTVERNVMKKLKMQSWAIPRYSFHYGLTWEKEAINNLIEKAICEADEKGAKVVSLGLLNQAHNLNGNGELYLQKYPKLGVRLVDGTSLAAAVVVNSIPHGTDQVVLAGNISKVARAVAAALCKKNVKVVMTNKQDYHFLKPNMPVDAADNFVFSKTATAKVWLLGEGLDASEQFKAQKGTQFIPYSQLPPRMVRKDSCTYSTTPAMAVPKTLQNVHSCENWLPRRVMSAWRIAGMVHALEGWNDHECGDIVLDMEKVWSAAILHGFRPVAQV, from the exons ATGGCGACGAACCCCGGGCTCTTCACCGAGTGGCCATGGAAGAAGCTCGGCAACTTCAAG TACCTGTTGCTGGCGCCGTGGGTGGCGCACGGCGGCTACCTGGCGGCGACCAAGGGCTGGCGGGCGGCCGACGTCGGGTACCTTGCCATCCTCCCGTCGCTGCTCCTCCGGGTGCTCCACAACCAGGTCTGGATCACCGTCTCCCGCGTCCAGAACGCGCGGAGCCGGCGGCAGATCGTGGACCGTGGCATCGAGTTCGAGCAGGTGGACCGGGAGCGCAACTGGGACGACCAGATCCTCCTCAGCGGCATCCTGCTCTACCTGGGCGCCCTCTACGTGCCCGGCGCGCAGCACCTCCCGCTGTGGCGCGCCGACGGCTTCCTCCTCATCGCCCTCCTCCACGCGGGCCCCGTCGAGTTCATCTACTACTGGTTCCACCGCGCCCTGCACCACCACTTCCTCTACACCCGCTACCACTCCCACCACCACGCCTCCATCGTCACCGAGCCCATCACCT CCGTCATCCATCCATTTGCTGAGCTCGTGGCTTACGAACTGCTGTTTGCGATCCCATTGATCTCATGCGCCTTGAGTGGAACTGCTTCCATCCTTGCATTTGAGATCTATGTGCTTTACATCGACTTCATGAACAATATGGGTCACTGCAACTTTGAATTGGTGCCAAATTGGCTCTTCAAATGGTTCCCTCCTCTCAAGTACCTCATGTACACACCCTC GTTCCATTCTCTTCACCACACTCAATTCAGGACAAACTACTCCCTCTTCATGCCATTCTATGACTACATATATAACACCATGGACAAGTCATCAGATAAGCTGTATGAGAAATCACTCAAGGGCAAAGAGGAAACAGTAGACGTGGTTCATCTTACCCATCTTACCAGCCTGCAGTCCATCTATCATATGAGACCTGGGTTTGCCGAATACGCTTCTAAGCCTTACACTTCCAAGTGGTACATGCGGATGATGTGGCCTGTATCATGGCTTTCCATGGTTCTGACGTGGACATATGGCTCTTCATTCACTGTTGAGAGGAACGTCATGAAGAAACTCAAGATGCAGTCATGGGCCATTCCGAGATACAGTTTCCAT TATGGATTGACTTGGGAGAAGGAAGCAATCAATAACCTGATCGAAAAGGCAATATGTGAAGCTGACGAGAAAGGGGCAAAAGTTGTTAGCCTCGGACTTCTTAATCAG GCACATAACCTCAATGGAAATGGAGAACTTTACCTGCAAAAGTATCCAAAGTTGGGGGTACGACTCGTGGATGGCACCAGCTTAGCTGCTgcagtggttgtgaatagtatTCCCCACGGCACAGATCAAGTTGTTCTTGCAGGAAATATTTCAAAGGTTGCTCGTGCTGTTGCTGCAGCATTGTGCAAGAAGAATGTCAAG GTGGTAATGACAAACAAGCAGGATTATCATTTCCTTAAGCCCAACATGCCAGTAGACGCAGCTGATAACTTTGTGTTTTCAAAAACAGCTACTGCAAAG GTGTGGTTACTTGGGGAAGGTCTAGATGCTTCTGAGCAGTTCAAGGCACAGAAAGGAACCCAGTTTATCCCATATTCACAGTTGCCACCAAGAATGGTACGCAAGGACAGCTGCACCTACTCAACAACTCCTGCAATGGCTGTGCCTAAAACACTACAGAATGTGCACTCCTGCGAG AATTGGCTGCCAAGGAGGGTTATGAGTGCCTGGCGCATTGCTGGAATGGTTCATGCATTGGAGGGATGGAACGACCACGAGTGCGGGGATATTGTGCTAGACATGGAGAAAGTATGGTCTGCTGCTATTCTGCATGGTTTCCGCCCTGTTGCTCAAGTTTGA
- the LOC117838119 gene encoding cyanate hydratase, whose translation MEESGVRAAVVRRLMAAKAESGKSFSDVAAETGLTNVYVAQLLRRQAQLKPDTAPKLRAALPALTDDLVDLMMQPPFRSYHPDIVHEPAIYRLNEAVMHFGESIKEIINEEFGDGIMSAIDFYCSVDKVQGADGKDRVVVTFDGKYLPHTEQKSEHMMSRLARKTS comes from the exons ATGGAGGAGAGCGGCGtgagggcggcggtggtgcggcgcCTGATGGCGGCGAAGGCGGAGTCCGGGAAGAGCTTCTCGGACGTGGCGGCCGAGACGGGGCTCACCAACGTCTACGTCGCGCAGCTGCTGCGGCGCCAGGCGCAGCTCAAGCCGGACACGGCGCCCAAGCTCAGGGCGGCCCTGCCCGCGCTCACCGACGACCTCGTCGACCTCATGATGCAGCCACCGTTCCGGTCCTACCACCCCGACATCGTCCACGAACCCGCCATTTACAG ATTGAATGAAGCTGTTATGCATTTTGGAGAGAGCATCAAGGAAATCATCAATGAGGAGTTTGGTGATGGAAT CATGTCAGCCATAGATTTCTACTGTTCAGTTGACAAGGTTCAAGGTGCTGACGGCAAAGATCGTGTTGTGGTCACATTTGACGGGAAGTATCTGCCTCACACTGAACAG AAATCTGAACACATGATGTCAAGGCTGGCCCGCAAGACATCTTAA
- the LOC117838122 gene encoding uncharacterized protein isoform X2, with product MASSSSSSELPRRRQPPARLRRRNAADANQLKIDTPATSTAQPGVPLRPAPAAPRLLRSPPSRPPPPSAGEPPEPPSRPGEHRKSAAEPWHGKERTKVEGRNKNKLQLEKGDSFDRRLHLELYRRSYCSEDYHVAISRGSTCIKTSH from the exons ATGGCttcttcgtcaagttcttccgagctcccccgccgccgtcagCCCCCCGcacggctccggcggcgcaACGCCGCCGACGCGAACCAATTGAAGATCGACACCCCCGCCACCTCCACTGCCCAACCGGGGGTCCCCCTCcgcccggctccggcggcgcctcgcctcctccgctccccgCCGTCTcgaccgccaccaccgtcgGCCGGCGAGCCCCCCGAGCCTCCTTCTAGGCCCGGAGAGCACAG GAAAAGTGCTGCTGAACCGTGGCATGGAAAAGAGAGGACCAAAGTTGAGGGAAGGAACAAAAATAAGCTCCAGCTGGAAAAAGGTGATTCTTTTGATAG GAGATTGCATTTGGAACTTTACCGGCGAAG TTACTGTTCAGAGGACTATCATGTGGCTATATCCAGAGGATCTACTTGTATTAAGACTTCACATTAG
- the LOC117838122 gene encoding uncharacterized protein isoform X1 — MASSSSSSELPRRRQPPARLRRRNAADANQLKIDTPATSTAQPGVPLRPAPAAPRLLRSPPSRPPPPSAGEPPEPPSRPGEHRKSAAEPWHGKERTKVEGRNKNKLQLEKGNVISDPTVFPYRRLHLELYRRSYCSEDYHVAISRGSTCIKTSH; from the exons ATGGCttcttcgtcaagttcttccgagctcccccgccgccgtcagCCCCCCGcacggctccggcggcgcaACGCCGCCGACGCGAACCAATTGAAGATCGACACCCCCGCCACCTCCACTGCCCAACCGGGGGTCCCCCTCcgcccggctccggcggcgcctcgcctcctccgctccccgCCGTCTcgaccgccaccaccgtcgGCCGGCGAGCCCCCCGAGCCTCCTTCTAGGCCCGGAGAGCACAG GAAAAGTGCTGCTGAACCGTGGCATGGAAAAGAGAGGACCAAAGTTGAGGGAAGGAACAAAAATAAGCTCCAGCTGGAAAAAG GTAATGTGATTTCTGATCCTACAGTTTTCCCATACAGGAGATTGCATTTGGAACTTTACCGGCGAAG TTACTGTTCAGAGGACTATCATGTGGCTATATCCAGAGGATCTACTTGTATTAAGACTTCACATTAG